From a region of the Cucumis sativus cultivar 9930 chromosome 6, Cucumber_9930_V3, whole genome shotgun sequence genome:
- the LOC101212799 gene encoding SMR domain-containing protein At5g58720 isoform X2, which produces MKNPKNKKKKKKIIQSPALGSTPATIVAKDSVINAVGAVTEALSVASLNDPSLPVSRQARVGLNEDVDSFDDLATTSSSSSSAITASSSSSSSYSSEDVLDYKGYMGKKQKRLVASTGTISTVLGKDYVRSSLKRDSRNKFMEFDRGKFSQHEAEQFLCSMLGDECELSMAVVRDVLCQCGCDVEKALNVLLDLAGPSSKQFESDRDSCNGANFQHSLESPIEHIENEYGLVGCCGQLIDRASDSTSYSSESEFPESIWSFAAVCRNDVKVLAGSEVQKPQPSRSVESDLPQTLLETLFNISRSPEYEPNTMNWRSMVKKMQSLGPAIDVNPPSCVQNTNEVKSKDDYQFYRENANQQWDSVKSYFQKATAAYTKGERSYASYLSEQGKAQTRLAQKADDKASHNIFLARNRDIENVITIDLHGQHVKQAMRLLKMHLLFGSYVSLRNQYPFIK; this is translated from the exons ATGAAGAACCctaagaataagaagaagaagaagaagatcatCCAATCGCCGGCGTTGGGATCCACCCCTGCTACCATTGTTGCCAAAGATAGTGTTATTAATGCCGTTGGTGCAGTGACGGAGGCGTTATCTGTGGCTTCTCTTAACGATCCGTCGTTACCTGTTTCTAGACAAGCGAGGGTTGGTCTGAATGAAGACGTTGATAGTTTTGACGATTTGGCCACGACTTCTTCCTCGTCTTCAAGTGCGATCACGGCTTCGAGTTCCAGTTCCAGTTCGTATTCCTCTGAGGATGTTTTAGATTATAAAGGTTATATGGGGAAGAAACAGAAACGGCTTGTTGCTTCTACGGGAACAATATCTACGGTTTTAGGGAAGGATTATGTTCGGTCCTCATTGAAGAGGGATTCGAGGAATAAATTCATGGAGTTTGACCGTGGGAAGTTTTCTCAACACGAGGCAGAGCAATTCCTTTGCTCCATGTTAGGGGATGAGTGTGAACTGAGCATGGCCGTCGTAAGAGATGTGCTAT GTCAATGTGGCTGTGATGTGGAAAAG GCTTTAAATGTATTGCTTGATTTAGCTGGTCCTTCTAGTAAACAGTTTGAAAGTGATAGGGACTCATGCAATGGTGCTAACTTTCAACACAGTTTGGAGTCTCCAATTGAGCATATTGAAAAT GAATATGGACTTGTTGGATGTTGTGGACAGTTGATAGATCGTGCATCAGATTCTACCTCCTACTCGTCCGAAAGTGAGTTTCCGGAGAGTATATGGTCTTTTGCGGCTGTATGTAG GAATGATGTGAAGGTTCTTGCTGGTTCTGAAGTCCAAAAACCTCAACCCTCAAGAAGTGTTGAATCTGATCTCCCTCAAACATTGTTAGAAACTTTATTCAACATTTCGAGAAGTCCTGAATATGAACCAAACACCATGAATTGGAGAAGTATGGTGAAGAAAATGCAATCTCTGGGACCTGCCATTGATGTCAATCCCCCAAGTTGTGTTCAGAATACTAATGAAGTTAAAT CCAAAGATGACTATCAGTTCTATAGGGAAAATGCAAATCAGCAATGGGATTCAGTGAAATCCTATTTCCAGAAA gCAACAGCAGCATATACAAAAGGAGAACGCAGTTATGCATCTTACCTTTCAGAGCAG GGGAAAGCACAAACTCGACTGGCGCAAAAGGCTGATGACAAAGCAAgtcataatatatttttagccAG AAATAGGGATATAGAGAATGTGATTACAATTGATTTGCATGGGCAACATGTCAAACAGGCAATGAGGCTCCTAAAAATGCACCTACTATTTGGATCATATGTTTCCT TGAGAAATCAGTACCccttcataaaataa
- the LOC101212799 gene encoding SMR domain-containing protein At5g58720 isoform X3: MKNPKNKKKKKKIIQSPALGSTPATIVAKDSVINAVGAVTEALSVASLNDPSLPVSRQARVGLNEDVDSFDDLATTSSSSSSAITASSSSSSSYSSEDVLDYKGYMGKKQKRLVASTGTISTVLGKDYVRSSLKRDSRNKFMEFDRGKFSQHEAEQFLCSMLGDECELSMAVVRDVLCQCGCDVEKALNVLLDLAGPSSKQFESDRDSCNGANFQHSLESPIEHIENEYGLVGCCGQLIDRASDSTSYSSESEFPESIWSFAAVCRNDVKVLAGSEVQKPQPSRSVESDLPQTLLETLFNISRSPEYEPNTMNWRSMVKKMQSLGPAIDVNPPSCVQNTNEVKSKDDYQFYRENANQQWDSVKSYFQKATAAYTKGERSYASYLSEQGKAQTRLAQKADDKASHNIFLARNRDIENVITIDLHGQHVKQAMRLLKMHLLFGSYVSLPLHKIN; the protein is encoded by the exons ATGAAGAACCctaagaataagaagaagaagaagaagatcatCCAATCGCCGGCGTTGGGATCCACCCCTGCTACCATTGTTGCCAAAGATAGTGTTATTAATGCCGTTGGTGCAGTGACGGAGGCGTTATCTGTGGCTTCTCTTAACGATCCGTCGTTACCTGTTTCTAGACAAGCGAGGGTTGGTCTGAATGAAGACGTTGATAGTTTTGACGATTTGGCCACGACTTCTTCCTCGTCTTCAAGTGCGATCACGGCTTCGAGTTCCAGTTCCAGTTCGTATTCCTCTGAGGATGTTTTAGATTATAAAGGTTATATGGGGAAGAAACAGAAACGGCTTGTTGCTTCTACGGGAACAATATCTACGGTTTTAGGGAAGGATTATGTTCGGTCCTCATTGAAGAGGGATTCGAGGAATAAATTCATGGAGTTTGACCGTGGGAAGTTTTCTCAACACGAGGCAGAGCAATTCCTTTGCTCCATGTTAGGGGATGAGTGTGAACTGAGCATGGCCGTCGTAAGAGATGTGCTAT GTCAATGTGGCTGTGATGTGGAAAAG GCTTTAAATGTATTGCTTGATTTAGCTGGTCCTTCTAGTAAACAGTTTGAAAGTGATAGGGACTCATGCAATGGTGCTAACTTTCAACACAGTTTGGAGTCTCCAATTGAGCATATTGAAAAT GAATATGGACTTGTTGGATGTTGTGGACAGTTGATAGATCGTGCATCAGATTCTACCTCCTACTCGTCCGAAAGTGAGTTTCCGGAGAGTATATGGTCTTTTGCGGCTGTATGTAG GAATGATGTGAAGGTTCTTGCTGGTTCTGAAGTCCAAAAACCTCAACCCTCAAGAAGTGTTGAATCTGATCTCCCTCAAACATTGTTAGAAACTTTATTCAACATTTCGAGAAGTCCTGAATATGAACCAAACACCATGAATTGGAGAAGTATGGTGAAGAAAATGCAATCTCTGGGACCTGCCATTGATGTCAATCCCCCAAGTTGTGTTCAGAATACTAATGAAGTTAAAT CCAAAGATGACTATCAGTTCTATAGGGAAAATGCAAATCAGCAATGGGATTCAGTGAAATCCTATTTCCAGAAA gCAACAGCAGCATATACAAAAGGAGAACGCAGTTATGCATCTTACCTTTCAGAGCAG GGGAAAGCACAAACTCGACTGGCGCAAAAGGCTGATGACAAAGCAAgtcataatatatttttagccAG AAATAGGGATATAGAGAATGTGATTACAATTGATTTGCATGGGCAACATGTCAAACAGGCAATGAGGCTCCTAAAAATGCACCTACTATTTGGATCATATGTTTCCT TACCccttcataaaataaattaa
- the LOC101212799 gene encoding SMR domain-containing protein At5g58720 isoform X1 — translation MKNPKNKKKKKKIIQSPALGSTPATIVAKDSVINAVGAVTEALSVASLNDPSLPVSRQARVGLNEDVDSFDDLATTSSSSSSAITASSSSSSSYSSEDVLDYKGYMGKKQKRLVASTGTISTVLGKDYVRSSLKRDSRNKFMEFDRGKFSQHEAEQFLCSMLGDECELSMAVVRDVLCQCGCDVEKALNVLLDLAGPSSKQFESDRDSCNGANFQHSLESPIEHIENEYGLVGCCGQLIDRASDSTSYSSESEFPESIWSFAAVCRNDVKVLAGSEVQKPQPSRSVESDLPQTLLETLFNISRSPEYEPNTMNWRSMVKKMQSLGPAIDVNPPSCVQNTNEVKSKDDYQFYRENANQQWDSVKSYFQKATAAYTKGERSYASYLSEQGKAQTRLAQKADDKASHNIFLARNRDIENVITIDLHGQHVKQAMRLLKMHLLFGSYVSSIQSLRVITGCGSHGVGKSKLKTSVIKLLENEGIQWSEENRGTILIKLSGYREFNFLDSHSDTE, via the exons ATGAAGAACCctaagaataagaagaagaagaagaagatcatCCAATCGCCGGCGTTGGGATCCACCCCTGCTACCATTGTTGCCAAAGATAGTGTTATTAATGCCGTTGGTGCAGTGACGGAGGCGTTATCTGTGGCTTCTCTTAACGATCCGTCGTTACCTGTTTCTAGACAAGCGAGGGTTGGTCTGAATGAAGACGTTGATAGTTTTGACGATTTGGCCACGACTTCTTCCTCGTCTTCAAGTGCGATCACGGCTTCGAGTTCCAGTTCCAGTTCGTATTCCTCTGAGGATGTTTTAGATTATAAAGGTTATATGGGGAAGAAACAGAAACGGCTTGTTGCTTCTACGGGAACAATATCTACGGTTTTAGGGAAGGATTATGTTCGGTCCTCATTGAAGAGGGATTCGAGGAATAAATTCATGGAGTTTGACCGTGGGAAGTTTTCTCAACACGAGGCAGAGCAATTCCTTTGCTCCATGTTAGGGGATGAGTGTGAACTGAGCATGGCCGTCGTAAGAGATGTGCTAT GTCAATGTGGCTGTGATGTGGAAAAG GCTTTAAATGTATTGCTTGATTTAGCTGGTCCTTCTAGTAAACAGTTTGAAAGTGATAGGGACTCATGCAATGGTGCTAACTTTCAACACAGTTTGGAGTCTCCAATTGAGCATATTGAAAAT GAATATGGACTTGTTGGATGTTGTGGACAGTTGATAGATCGTGCATCAGATTCTACCTCCTACTCGTCCGAAAGTGAGTTTCCGGAGAGTATATGGTCTTTTGCGGCTGTATGTAG GAATGATGTGAAGGTTCTTGCTGGTTCTGAAGTCCAAAAACCTCAACCCTCAAGAAGTGTTGAATCTGATCTCCCTCAAACATTGTTAGAAACTTTATTCAACATTTCGAGAAGTCCTGAATATGAACCAAACACCATGAATTGGAGAAGTATGGTGAAGAAAATGCAATCTCTGGGACCTGCCATTGATGTCAATCCCCCAAGTTGTGTTCAGAATACTAATGAAGTTAAAT CCAAAGATGACTATCAGTTCTATAGGGAAAATGCAAATCAGCAATGGGATTCAGTGAAATCCTATTTCCAGAAA gCAACAGCAGCATATACAAAAGGAGAACGCAGTTATGCATCTTACCTTTCAGAGCAG GGGAAAGCACAAACTCGACTGGCGCAAAAGGCTGATGACAAAGCAAgtcataatatatttttagccAG AAATAGGGATATAGAGAATGTGATTACAATTGATTTGCATGGGCAACATGTCAAACAGGCAATGAGGCTCCTAAAAATGCACCTACTATTTGGATCATATGTTTCCT CCATTCAGTCTCTCAGAGTTATCACCGGATGTGGATCACATGGTGTAGGAAAATCAAAGTTGAAAACTTCA GTTATCAAACTCCTAGAAAACGAAGGTATCCAATGGAGTGAAGAAAATCGAGGAACCATACTGATAAAGCTCAGTGGTTACAGAGAGTTTAACTTTCTGGATTCTCATAGCGATACTGAGTAA